The DNA window TATTACGCAATGCAGGGTTTGAAGTTGTTGAAGGAAAAAATTTGTATAACCAGATGAACATTTATGCTGGTACAGATAACGAACGTGCAGCCGACCTGCAAGATATGATAGACCGAAAGGATATAAGCGCAATTATAGCTGCACGCGGAGGATATGGTTGCGTGCGTGTAGTGGATGATGTTGATTTTGCGCCATTAATAAATAACCCAAAATGGTTAATTGGCTTTAGCGATATTACTGTTTTTCATTCGCACCTGCACCACAACTACGGCATCGAAACCTTGCATTCGCATGTGCTTACATGTTACAAAGATTATGCACCCAACAACCACACTATAGAGAGCCTGCTAGCAGCTTTGAAAGGAGAAACCTTACATTATACATGGCCAACCGATACCGACCATCAACACCTCAACAAGCATGGCGAAATTACAGCAGAAATTATAGGAGGAAATTTATCTATCCTGCATAACTTAACAGGCACAAACAGCGACTTAGATGTTGCCGGAAAAATTTTATTTATAGAAGATATAGACGAGCAACTTTATCATATTGACAGGATGATGGTTCACTTGAAACGCTGCGGAAAAATTGATTTGCTGGCAGGTTTAGTTGTAGGCGCCATGACGGATATGAAGGATAATGAAAAGGTAGCTTACGGTAAAAATGTATTTGAAATAATTCATGAGCACGTACATGAAATTGGATTCCCTGTAGTATTTGATTTTCCTGCGGGGCATCAACCTGAAAATGCTGCTTTAATTCTGGGAAGAGAAGTTACCCTTTCTGTAACTGAAGATGGTAATAGCCTGCTGTTTCACGAAGGCGATTTATCTTAGCTAACAACTTTGCTTTGACAAACAAAATCAGACGTGGGCACCGGAGTCTTTTTTATTGCATTAAAACCGCCCTCAACCTCTGAAAAGTTATGATATCCGCGTGCTTGTAAAATGCTTGCAGCAATAGCGCTGCGATAACCGCCTGCGCAATGCAGGTAAAAATGCTCATTCGGTTTTATATCTTTTATCCAATCGTTAATAGAGGCCAATGGCATATTGTAGGCTTCGTTAATATGCTCAGCAGCATATTCGCTGTTTTTGCGCACATCAATTACTTTGTGTTGTTCATGCTTAAACTCACCGGCAAATTGCTCCGGACTAATTCTGTTTACTCTATCTGTTTCTTTACCTGCCTCTATCCAGGCAGTTATTCCATTTTGCAAATAGCCCAACACATTATCAAAACCTACTCGAGATAAACGCATGATGCTCTCCTCTTCTTTACCATGTTCGGTTATGAGTAAAATTCGCTGAGCCACATCGCCAATCATAGCGCCTGCCCACGGTGCAAAATCTCCTCCAATACCAATATTAATTGATTGCGGAATAAATGCCTTACAAAATTCACTGCTGTTGCGTGTATCTAGTATTAATGCTCCGGTTTCCTCTGCTGCAGTTTCAAATTCAGTTGCAGTTAAAGCACGCATGCCTTGTTTTAGTATGCTTTCAAAATTTTGATAGCCGCTTTTGTTCATAGCTACATTTGCACCAAAATAAACCGGGGGCGGTAATAGCCCATCAGTAACCTCTTTAATAAATTCCTGTTCGGTCATGTCAGCACGCAGGGCATAGTTCAGTTGCTTTTGTAGTCCAATGGTACTAACTGTTTCCTTACTCATATTTTTTCCACAGGCACTTCCTGCTCCATGTGCAGGATATACAATTACTTCATCAGGCAAAGTCATTACTTTATTACGCAATGATTGAAACAGGGTAGAGGCCAACTGCTCCTGCGTCATGGATGCTGCCTTTTGTGCGAGGTCCGGCCTGCCAACATCTCCAATAAAAAGTGTATCGCCACTAAACAAGGAGTGCGGTTTTCCATGCTCATCAAGTAACAGGTAGCAAGTGCTTTCCATGGTATGCCCGGGCGTGTGCAATACCTTAATGCTAATGTTTCCCAACTTAAAAACTTGTTCGTCAGTTGCGCCAATGTAGTCAAAGGCTGGTGCAGCATTAGGTCCAAATACAATGGGTGCATTTGTTTGACGGTGTAGGTCAAGATGTCCACTTACAAAGTCTGCATGAAAATGCGTTTCGAAAATATACTTGAGCGTAACATGGTCACGCTTTAGCTTTTCAAGGTAAGGTTGTGTTTCACGCAGGGGATCAATAATAGCAGCTTCGCCATTACTTATAATGTAATATGCGCCTTGCGCGAGGCAGTTGGTGTAGAGTTGTTCAACATGGAAAGATGGATTCGTCATTCTCTGATTTTTTTTGGCAAAAGTATATAAAAACAAGATGTAGTTAGTTTATATAAACAATAGTCGCGGTATTCCGTTTCCATTATCTAGGTGTTTGGGTTCCAATAAAACAAGTAACCCTTTCTTCGGTAAAATTGTATCAGGCTAATTTAGGATGATGATGAATATGATTGATGCACCCTTTCATTATTCTTCATGTCAAAAGAACTTCCTTCTAAAAACGTAGTATGTAAAAAAATTCGTTTGCCTTTTGTAACTACCACCGTATACCATGCCTTAAATTTATTCGTTCTAATTTGGACTCGACACAAATTTAATTGGCTTAGCTTATCCTTTTGCCTCAGCAAGTATTTTATGTTGTCCCTTGCTTTTACGAATGTTTACTGCAACAACTTTATACTCCGGGCACATGGCTTCGCTATCGGCAACGCTGCTGGTAAGGTCATTCATATGTATATCAGGAAAATGAAAAGTACTTGATAATACTCCGGGGCGTACTTCATCACTAATGCGTGCTTTTACATCAATTTTTCCGCGAGCACTTATTACACATACATATTCTCCTTCGGCAATTTGATGTTTGGTTGCATCTTCAGGATGAATAATAAGCACATCATCTTTTAATATTTCAACATTCCCTGTTCTACGTGTCATAGTGCCACAGTTGTAATGCTCAAGCTCGCGATTGGTAGTCAGTATATAAGGAAACTCATCGGCATTTTTTACAATTTCTTCGGATTCGAGCCACGTGGCAGTCTGGAATTTTCCTTTGCCCCGTTTAAATGTATCGGTATGCAATATCTCTGTATCGCTACCATCAGGCAACACTGGCCATTGCTTGCCATTGTCGCCAAGCTCATCCCATTTTACTCCGGCAAAAAATGGTACTATCTGCGCTATTTCTTCGAGCAATGTTTTTGGATCATAATCCGCTTGAGCATAACCCATACGGTTCATCAGGTCTATCACAATTTGTCCATCGGGTTTGGTTCCCGGCAATGGTTTTACCACTTCCTGCACACGTTGTATCCTTCGTTCGCCATTCGTAAAAGTACCACTCTTTTCGAGGAACGATGAGGCAGGTAAAATGACATCGGCCATTTTGCTTGTTTCGGTCATAAATAATTCCTGCACAACCAGTAAGTCTAATTTACTCAGCGCATTTTTCACATGTGTTGTATTGGGATCGGTTTGCACATTATCCTCACCCATTATCCATAGCGCTTTGAGCTTGCCCGCCAATGCTGCATCATACATCTGCGGAATTTTATATCCTACATGTATAGGCAGTTTGGCTTTATAAAATTCTTCATAGCGGTGGTGATATTCGGTATTAGTAACATCCAGATAACCGGCACCCTGATGTGGTTGACAACCCATATCGGCAGCACCTTGCACATTGTTTTGTCCGCGTAATGGATTTACTCCTACACCACGCCTTCCAATATTTCCGGTTATCATAGCAAGGTCGGCAATAAGCATTACAGTATACGTTCCTTGCGAGTGCTCGGTAACACCCAGACCATGAAACGACATGGCATTAGGCGCACTGGCATACGCCATGGCGGCTTTGCGAGCAAGCTCCTTTTTTACACCGGTAATTTTTTCAAGCTCGTCCATATTCTGTTTCAGCATGTGCTGTCGAAATTCTTCGTACCCTTCGGTTCGATTTTCGATAAAGTTTTTGTCTTCGAGACCTTCGGCAACAATGTAATACAACAGCATATTTAGCATGGCCACGTTAGTGCCAGGGCGCAATTGTAAATGATAGGTGGCATACTCTGCAAGTTCAGTTCTGCGAGGGTCTATAACAATGCAGGTTTTTTTCATGGCCAACTGCTTAAGCTTGGCTCCAGTAACCGGATGTCCGCTTGTAGGATTGGCTCCAATTACCATGATGAGGTCAGTGTATTTAAGATCTTCGATGGAGTTAGTAGCTGCACCGGTACCAAAGGTGCGTTGCATTCCCAGTGCTGTTGGCGAGTGGCACACGCGTGCACAACTGTCAATGTTGTTAGTACCTATTACGGCTCTGAAAAATTTTTGCATCAAATAATTTTCCTCATTCGTACACCGTGCCGATGAAATGCCAGCCAACGCATCGGGTCCATGTGTATTCTTTATCTCCGAAAATTTTGTTGCAACAAAATCATACGCTTCGTCCCAGGTGGCGGGTTCAAATTTTCCATTACGCTTTATTAACGGTGTTTGTATACGCTCTGGATGTTTGTAAAATGAAAAAGCAAAACGCCCCTTGAGGCAGGTATGTCCCTGGTTTACTTCGGCATCATACGGTGCCTGTATCGACTTAACCTGTCCGTTATCTACGGCCACATCGAGGTTGCAACCAACACCACAATACGTGCATATGGTGCGTACTTTTTTATCTATGGCAATTGATTTTGATTCAAACACATCCGATATAGCAGAGGTGGGGCATGCCTGTGCGCAGGCGCCACAACTTACACATGCCGATTCGAAAAATGTTTTGTTATCGCCTTTAACAATGTGACTATCAAATCCACGACCGGCCATGCTGAGCACAAATTGGCCCTGCACTTCATCGCAAGCACGCACACAACGAAAACAATTTATGCATTTCGAAAAATCGCTGGTCATATAAGGATGACTCAAGTCCTTTTCGCGGTTGAGGTGATTTTTTCCTTCGGGATAGCGCACCTTGCGTATGCCCACACGCGCAGCTACGGTTTGTAACTCGCAATTATTGTTTACTTCACAGGTAAGGCAATCAAGAGGATGATCGGTAAGTACAAGTTCAATAATATTCTTGCGTAATCGTGTAATACGTTCGCTATCGGTGTAGATATACGAGTTTTCGATAACAGGCGTATGGCACGAGGCCATTGCCTTTGCCGGACCGTTTTGCACAAGTGCCACATCTACGCTACATACTCGGCAAGAACCAAAAGGTTCAAGGTTAGGCGCATCGCACAGTGTAGGAACAAAGTCCTTACCAAAATGCCTGCGTACCAGTTTCAAAATAGTATCGCCCGACTGTATGGGGAATTTTTTATCGTTTATAAAGACAAATTTTTCCATCGTATTTATTTTTTAAAATATGGAGAAAGTTCGTTACTAAAGTAGTTCAATGCATTTTTTACAGGCAATGGCAATCCACCGCCTAAGGCACACAAAGAACCTGTTTCTAATGTTTCGAGCAAGTCGGTAATGAGCTCGTAAGGAATTTTATAATCGCTGGTTTGTGCCTTATGCATAAGTTCGTAACCACGCGTGCTTCCAAGCCTGCACGGAAAACATTTGCCACAACTCTCATGCGCAGTAAACTGAAACAGGTGCTCAATGTATTTTATCAACGGAAAATTTTCGGGAATACAAACCACCGAAGCATGACCGAGCAGGAATCCTTCTTTTGCAAATGTTTCGAAATCGATTGATAAGCTATCTATTTTTGAAATCGGAACAAGTCCTCCTAAAGGTCCTCCAATGTGCATGGCCTTAACAGGAAGTCGAAAGCCTCCTCCCAAATCATTTATAACTATTGATAATGGGGTGCCGCAATCTACTTCGTAAATGCCGGGTCTATTAAAAAACCCATCGAGTGAGACCAACTTGGTTCCGCTCGATTTGGCGCTACCAATTGCTGCATATGCTTTGCCCCCATGCTGCATAATGTATGGCAGGTTGGCCAGGGTTTCTACATTATTGACTACGGTAGGCTTATTAAATAATCCTTGTTGTGTTGGGTACGGTGGGCGCACGCGCACCTCCGGACGTTGCCCTTCGATGGAGGAGAGCAAAGCCGTTTCTTCGCCACAAATATATGCCCCTTGTGCTTTTATTATTTTGAAATCGAAATTGAAGTTGGTGCCACAGATATTATTGCCAAGTAATTTTAATTCACGCAGATGATTGATGGCTTCATCAATAATTGCAATTGACTCCGGATACTCGGCACGAATATAAACCACCCCATATGCCGCACCGGTAATGTATCCGGCTATCATCATTCCCATAAGCAAAGCGTGTGGGCGCTGCTCCATGATGTAACGGTCACTGTATGCTCCGGGGTCGCCTTCATCAGCATTGCAAACGATAAACTTGGTTGGGTCAGTGGTATTTTTACATGACTCCAATTTAAAGGCCATGCTAAATCCTGCACCTCCACGCCCACGAATAGCGGAGTCTTTAAGTTGTGCTAATAACGCATCGGGAGATTGTGCCAGGCATTTTTTAAAAATATCATAATAGTCGCTTACCTCGCCATAAGGTGCAGTTAGTATTGCAGTACCATAGTTGCCTACATGATACTTTTCGGTGGTGCCGGTATCTTTTGTTCGTATAGTATCCAGGTTATCAATATCGCTACCCGAAAAATTATGCCCTGCATAATGAAAGGCTGCGTTTTGATGACAACGCCCCAGGCAGCACATTTCCCCAATTTCATCGGCTTTAAAAGCTGCGCCTAATTTTGTATGTACCTCCTGTTGTGTACCTGCCGTCATACATGCCGATCCATTGCAAACATATACTTTCTTGCCTTTGTTTTCGGGGCGCATAAAATCGTAAAAGGTAACAGTACCATAAACATTCGCCATGCCTACGAGGAATTCTTTGCGGAGTTGTTCCATTTTTTCGGCAGTTGGTGTTCCCTGTTGCGATGCTGCAATACCTAACTCTTCAAACAGATTATAGTTTAATCCTTTCCGTCCCGATAAGTCGCCCAAATTTTTTGACATAGCTATTTCTAATTTAAAGTTGTGGGTACTGTAAGTTGAATTCCTTTACCTTGATAATAGATGCTTCACATTCCGATAACGCATCAAGGTTTTTCAACTCCCCCCCCAATCAACCATTTCCCAAAAATAAAAAAATAAATCTATAGCCTACTAATTATTGCCGGGGGATGGATGAAATTAATAGGTATGTTGAAGAAATAGGACTATTTAAAACGTGAATCCATAACCTACCGAAAAAATAAAATCTGTATCGTTTGCTTTAAGATTAAGCTCTTGATGAACAAAATAGAGCAAATCAAGTTGATGATGTCGGGTTACATTGTAAGAGAAGGCGGCTGAGGTTCGCATACCTTGCAGGTTGTTTAGTTGTCCAAGGCGATAAAAAATTTCTTCGCGTAAAGCAACCGAGTACTTTTTACTTAACTTGTAACGTACTTGCACCCGAGCACGCAACAAATCGCGCGTTTGGTGCTGATATGCTTCGGTTATAGCAATGCCATTGATGGTACTTTGATAACGCATGCGAATGCCAACTTCTACTTTTCCAATTTTTTTTTGTGCCGATAACTCGCCAATAAATCGTTGCCTGTCGTCATAAAAATTATCAAGGTTTCGGTTTTGCATAAAACGATATTGCCCACCTATAGTGAGCCATTTATTTAATTTGTAACCGGCAGCTATGCCTGTAAAGGCGCTGCCACATTCTGTAATATTGTTGTTAAACGTTAGTCGGTTGATCAATGACACTGACAACCGCTTGGTTACCTTTTTTTCAATTTCAAGATTTAGGCGCAATCCGGCATCCTGCTGCTGACTGTAACATTCAGTGGCAACTAATACGGCTAGGGTTACATTTATGAGGAAGCGCATTATTTATACTGATAAACTACTTTTTTGGTTGACACTACATTGCCTTCGGCATTGTAGGTAATTCGCTCGGTTAGCAGGTTCTTGTTATTATAAACATAGGTAGCACGCTTTTTAAGTTCTCCCTTTGTATTATAGGTGCGCGCTTCATCTTTCAAACCAAAACCATTATAATGTAGGGTGGTGCGTTCTTTCAGCTCTCCGTTTTCATCGTATTCAAATTCTTCGGTTAAGTCGCCTAGATTATCAAACTGATAGTAGGTGTGTTTTTTTAACGAATTGTTTTTGCCATACTCCTTGTGTCTGATGATGTCATCCTGTTTGTTATACTCAAATATTTCTTTGCTAACCAAACTACTATCGGAATTATACTGCTCCTGACTTAGGATGTTTCCGTTAGTATCATATTCCGTAATCAAGGTTTTGCTTGTGTTTTTATCTTCCTTTTTTTCATAGGTCAGGGTTATTTCTTTTCGCACTCCGGCCTCGCGAATTACCTTTTTGGTTTGGGCGTACACGCTACCGCAAAACAACAGGCATACCATCCAACTAATTTTTTGCATCCTATTTCTATTTAAAAATTATCATTTCACCGGCATCTACTTCTTGCTTGCGCTCGCTTATGCTAATCTTTTTTACTACGGCAGAGTCTTCAGGCAAAACCTGCTGATTAACAATGGCAGCTGAATCTTTCGAATAAACATAAAGCGTATAATCTCCCTTATATAAATGCGGAAACTCAAACTCGCCATTATAGTTGGTTCGGATGCGTTCGCTATAGGTAAGGTCATCACCAAAAATAATATATACATCAGCATCGGGTACATACCCTTGCGATAGCAAGTTGGTAAATGTTGTATTATACTTGCGCGCATATACTTTACCCTTAATGCTTGCATCGCCTCCTATGCCTGGTTCCTTTTTACAGGATGTGGCCGCAAGGGCGACAATTACCATACACACAATAATTTTCTTCATGCTTATTTATCTTTGAATTAAAAATTTTGATTCCTTTTTTTCTCCGCTTTCGTTTGTAACGGTTATGGTATATGTTCCTTGTGCAAATGCGCTCACATTTATAGAAGGGGAAACATCGCCATCAAAATTTTTTTGAAAAATCAACTTCGCATTCGCATCATGTATGGTTACGGTAACAGCCTGTTGATAGTCGCCAGCAATCATTAACAGCGTAGTGGCAGGATTAGGGAAAATTTTAATGGCCTGCCTGTTGCCGGTTTCATTGTTAATATCAAGTTGTACCACATTAAAACATTGCGTAAGCATATCGCGTTGTGTATTTACGCCTCCGCTACCACCAGTTATATAAACAGCGTTGTTGTGTAACAGCAAGGCATTGGGCGAGTCGGTACTATCAGCCGAACCATTATACACGAGCTTACCTTTAACCTGCCCATTAGCATCGTAGTATATAGTTGCGTAGTCAAGATTGGGTATCGCATTGGTTGTGTTGTCCATGGTAGATGCAATAATAATATTTCCGGCCGCATCCATAGTAATATCACTTGCATCATCATTACCTATAGCGGCTCCATTATTTGCTTGTGCCCATATATAGTTTCCATTGCCATCGTATTTCAACACCACAACATCGTCATTGGAGGTAAGTGTATCATTGTCTATATCTATATTGCCTGCCACATACACATTGCCTGCACCATCGGCAGTAATGGCTTTGCCATTATCATTTGCTCCTCCCGGCCCACTGTAAGTTTTGTTCCATTGCAAGTTACCTGCATTGTCATATTTAAGTGTAACTATATCCTTATAGGTTCCTCCCGATGCAGTTGCAAAACCAGTTACATATACATTTTCATTATTGTCGAGGTACATGCCACGGGCTTCATCATTTCCATTGGCACCATCAAGAGTTTTAAGCCATTGCTGGTTTCCGGCATTATCAAATTTTGCAATTAATAGGTCTGTGTTAGAGCCGTTGTAGGTGTTACCTACGGCATATACATTACCGGCAGTTGTTACCTTGCATGTAATCCATTCATCATCACCATTACCGCTGCCATTTATACGCTTATCCCATTTTTTAGTACCATTGGTTTGATAGCAAATAATGAACGCATCGTTGTTAGATATTGCGTTTGGCGATTGATCGCTGCGCCCTGCCACATACACATTTTCGCTTGCATCAATTCCTACACTAAACGCTTTATCGCTACCATTTACGGCAGCATAATTATAAGAGCGGGTCCATACTGTATCGCCCAATAAATTTAATTTGAGCGTATAATAATCAAACGACTGATTGCTATTTCGTAAGTAACCGGCAACATAAATATGATTTGCACCCATAACCAAAGCATGCGCTTCGTCAGGGTTATAGGATGAGGTTCCGTTATATTGTTTACTCCATGCGGTGTTGCCGTTTGCATCAATTTTGACAATACACATATTGCGATCCTGTTGATACGTAGTGGTGTAACCGGCAAGAAAAACTTCTCCTGCTGTATTGGTCACCATAGCTAGTGCATTATCTAAATTATCGCCAGAGCCATTGTATGAGGCAAGGTGGGTATTATTGCCTGCCATGTCATACCATAATGCCAATGCATCCATATTAGGTGCGGTCTCGGTAAAACCTACCACAACTATATTCCCGTTTGGGTCGCGGGTTGCTGCCCCCACCTGGTCGTTGCTTGTACCGGTATGGTTATACGTTTGCGTCCACATTACATTACCCGCAGCATCATAACGCTGGGTAACCATATCGTTTACAATCGAGGCGGTTGGGTCGGTATCGGTATAGCCAGTTATTACACACTCTGCAAAGCCTGTAGGAACAATACCCATAGGCACTTCATCATTACCTGCAGCACCTGCATATGTTATATTCCATTGAAATACGCCAGTGTTATTATACACAACGGTAGTGATGTTGAAATTGATACCGGCCGATGGGTCGAAATCGCTTTGCCCGGTTACGAAGACATTGCCTTGCCCATCCAAGGCAACGTGGGTAGCGCGATCATCATCCAGGTAATCATGTATGGCCTGCCATTGCTGGGTTCCTAAGGTATTGTATTTTACTGTTCCATAATCAAAATTACTACCATTGTCGCTGCGGCCGGTAACTATTACATCGCCCCAGGTTTTGTCAACCACCATATCTGTAGCACGGTCGTTATCATTACGGTCAAATAACTTCACCCATTGTTCCTGCCCTGCATCGTTATATTTAATGGTCATGTAATCATCGTTTTGCCCATTATTGCTGCGGCCGGTTACGTACACATTATTGCTATTGTCGGTTAGTACTTTTACCGGACGGTCGGTGCCGTTGCCAAAACCATTTTTTCTTTTTTCCCATTGCTGTTGCCCTGCGCTATTATATTTGATGGTAACATAATCTTCATTGCTATTTACCGATGGGTCGATGTCGCTTTGACCTGTTATGTAAACATTGCCATTATTGTCAGTGGTTATAGAATTGCTTTGGTCAGACTCATTGGCTAGATAATTATACGCAACTGTCCACACAATGCTTCCATTCAAGTCATATTTAATGGTAATAAAATCGTTACCGGTACCTGCTCCCTTTTGATAACCGGTTATATAAACATTGCTGGCATCAATGGCTATGGCCAATGCTTCATCGGGGCCATTACCTGCACCATCATACACGTTTTTCCAAATCAGGCTTCCGTTTTGATCATACTTTACCAGCAAAATATCGCGATTGCTTGAAGGTGTAATCGAATATCCGGCAGCATAACTATTATTGCTATTGTCTGTAAGCACTGCATTGAACTTATCGCTAAAGTCGCCTTGCCCGTTGAAGCGGTTGTTGTACTGTGCCTTTAGGTGCAGCGCAGCTAAAATGGTCAGGAAAAGAAGAAATGTTTTTTTCATTTTAATATTCGTAAATTTTGTGCAGCAAGTTAATTGTCAAATTTGAGAACAATGGCCGAATAAAAAATTCAAAAACCATCTATCGAATGAGCACAAAATAAATAATAACTTTGTGTCGCAAAAAAAAAGTTTACCGAA is part of the Bacteroidota bacterium genome and encodes:
- the fdhF gene encoding formate dehydrogenase subunit alpha, with the translated sequence MEKFVFINDKKFPIQSGDTILKLVRRHFGKDFVPTLCDAPNLEPFGSCRVCSVDVALVQNGPAKAMASCHTPVIENSYIYTDSERITRLRKNIIELVLTDHPLDCLTCEVNNNCELQTVAARVGIRKVRYPEGKNHLNREKDLSHPYMTSDFSKCINCFRCVRACDEVQGQFVLSMAGRGFDSHIVKGDNKTFFESACVSCGACAQACPTSAISDVFESKSIAIDKKVRTICTYCGVGCNLDVAVDNGQVKSIQAPYDAEVNQGHTCLKGRFAFSFYKHPERIQTPLIKRNGKFEPATWDEAYDFVATKFSEIKNTHGPDALAGISSARCTNEENYLMQKFFRAVIGTNNIDSCARVCHSPTALGMQRTFGTGAATNSIEDLKYTDLIMVIGANPTSGHPVTGAKLKQLAMKKTCIVIDPRRTELAEYATYHLQLRPGTNVAMLNMLLYYIVAEGLEDKNFIENRTEGYEEFRQHMLKQNMDELEKITGVKKELARKAAMAYASAPNAMSFHGLGVTEHSQGTYTVMLIADLAMITGNIGRRGVGVNPLRGQNNVQGAADMGCQPHQGAGYLDVTNTEYHHRYEEFYKAKLPIHVGYKIPQMYDAALAGKLKALWIMGEDNVQTDPNTTHVKNALSKLDLLVVQELFMTETSKMADVILPASSFLEKSGTFTNGERRIQRVQEVVKPLPGTKPDGQIVIDLMNRMGYAQADYDPKTLLEEIAQIVPFFAGVKWDELGDNGKQWPVLPDGSDTEILHTDTFKRGKGKFQTATWLESEEIVKNADEFPYILTTNRELEHYNCGTMTRRTGNVEILKDDVLIIHPEDATKHQIAEGEYVCVISARGKIDVKARISDEVRPGVLSSTFHFPDIHMNDLTSSVADSEAMCPEYKVVAVNIRKSKGQHKILAEAKG
- a CDS encoding LD-carboxypeptidase — protein: MITPPYLKQGDKIGIIAPARRVSPEDITAGIDVLRNAGFEVVEGKNLYNQMNIYAGTDNERAADLQDMIDRKDISAIIAARGGYGCVRVVDDVDFAPLINNPKWLIGFSDITVFHSHLHHNYGIETLHSHVLTCYKDYAPNNHTIESLLAALKGETLHYTWPTDTDHQHLNKHGEITAEIIGGNLSILHNLTGTNSDLDVAGKILFIEDIDEQLYHIDRMMVHLKRCGKIDLLAGLVVGAMTDMKDNEKVAYGKNVFEIIHEHVHEIGFPVVFDFPAGHQPENAALILGREVTLSVTEDGNSLLFHEGDLS
- a CDS encoding MBL fold metallo-hydrolase codes for the protein MTNPSFHVEQLYTNCLAQGAYYIISNGEAAIIDPLRETQPYLEKLKRDHVTLKYIFETHFHADFVSGHLDLHRQTNAPIVFGPNAAPAFDYIGATDEQVFKLGNISIKVLHTPGHTMESTCYLLLDEHGKPHSLFSGDTLFIGDVGRPDLAQKAASMTQEQLASTLFQSLRNKVMTLPDEVIVYPAHGAGSACGKNMSKETVSTIGLQKQLNYALRADMTEQEFIKEVTDGLLPPPVYFGANVAMNKSGYQNFESILKQGMRALTATEFETAAEETGALILDTRNSSEFCKAFIPQSINIGIGGDFAPWAGAMIGDVAQRILLITEHGKEEESIMRLSRVGFDNVLGYLQNGITAWIEAGKETDRVNRISPEQFAGEFKHEQHKVIDVRKNSEYAAEHINEAYNMPLASINDWIKDIKPNEHFYLHCAGGYRSAIAASILQARGYHNFSEVEGGFNAIKKTPVPTSDFVCQSKVVS
- a CDS encoding DUF2490 domain-containing protein; protein product: MRFLINVTLAVLVATECYSQQQDAGLRLNLEIEKKVTKRLSVSLINRLTFNNNITECGSAFTGIAAGYKLNKWLTIGGQYRFMQNRNLDNFYDDRQRFIGELSAQKKIGKVEVGIRMRYQSTINGIAITEAYQHQTRDLLRARVQVRYKLSKKYSVALREEIFYRLGQLNNLQGMRTSAAFSYNVTRHHQLDLLYFVHQELNLKANDTDFIFSVGYGFTF
- a CDS encoding SBBP repeat-containing protein, producing the protein MKKTFLLFLTILAALHLKAQYNNRFNGQGDFSDKFNAVLTDNSNNSYAAGYSITPSSNRDILLVKYDQNGSLIWKNVYDGAGNGPDEALAIAIDASNVYITGYQKGAGTGNDFITIKYDLNGSIVWTVAYNYLANESDQSNSITTDNNGNVYITGQSDIDPSVNSNEDYVTIKYNSAGQQQWEKRKNGFGNGTDRPVKVLTDNSNNVYVTGRSNNGQNDDYMTIKYNDAGQEQWVKLFDRNDNDRATDMVVDKTWGDVIVTGRSDNGSNFDYGTVKYNTLGTQQWQAIHDYLDDDRATHVALDGQGNVFVTGQSDFDPSAGINFNITTVVYNNTGVFQWNITYAGAAGNDEVPMGIVPTGFAECVITGYTDTDPTASIVNDMVTQRYDAAGNVMWTQTYNHTGTSNDQVGAATRDPNGNIVVVGFTETAPNMDALALWYDMAGNNTHLASYNGSGDNLDNALAMVTNTAGEVFLAGYTTTYQQDRNMCIVKIDANGNTAWSKQYNGTSSYNPDEAHALVMGANHIYVAGYLRNSNQSFDYYTLKLNLLGDTVWTRSYNYAAVNGSDKAFSVGIDASENVYVAGRSDQSPNAISNNDAFIICYQTNGTKKWDKRINGSGNGDDEWITCKVTTAGNVYAVGNTYNGSNTDLLIAKFDNAGNQQWLKTLDGANGNDEARGMYLDNNENVYVTGFATASGGTYKDIVTLKYDNAGNLQWNKTYSGPGGANDNGKAITADGAGNVYVAGNIDIDNDTLTSNDDVVVLKYDGNGNYIWAQANNGAAIGNDDASDITMDAAGNIIIASTMDNTTNAIPNLDYATIYYDANGQVKGKLVYNGSADSTDSPNALLLHNNAVYITGGSGGVNTQRDMLTQCFNVVQLDINNETGNRQAIKIFPNPATTLLMIAGDYQQAVTVTIHDANAKLIFQKNFDGDVSPSINVSAFAQGTYTITVTNESGEKKESKFLIQR
- a CDS encoding NAD(P)H-dependent oxidoreductase subunit E, with the translated sequence MSKNLGDLSGRKGLNYNLFEELGIAASQQGTPTAEKMEQLRKEFLVGMANVYGTVTFYDFMRPENKGKKVYVCNGSACMTAGTQQEVHTKLGAAFKADEIGEMCCLGRCHQNAAFHYAGHNFSGSDIDNLDTIRTKDTGTTEKYHVGNYGTAILTAPYGEVSDYYDIFKKCLAQSPDALLAQLKDSAIRGRGGAGFSMAFKLESCKNTTDPTKFIVCNADEGDPGAYSDRYIMEQRPHALLMGMMIAGYITGAAYGVVYIRAEYPESIAIIDEAINHLRELKLLGNNICGTNFNFDFKIIKAQGAYICGEETALLSSIEGQRPEVRVRPPYPTQQGLFNKPTVVNNVETLANLPYIMQHGGKAYAAIGSAKSSGTKLVSLDGFFNRPGIYEVDCGTPLSIVINDLGGGFRLPVKAMHIGGPLGGLVPISKIDSLSIDFETFAKEGFLLGHASVVCIPENFPLIKYIEHLFQFTAHESCGKCFPCRLGSTRGYELMHKAQTSDYKIPYELITDLLETLETGSLCALGGGLPLPVKNALNYFSNELSPYFKK